The genomic stretch GGTGAACAAGTCCAGGGAGTTTTCTTGTTTCCCATTTTATGTTCATTGGTTGGATTTATATAGTATTTGGATATTTTAGAAGCTCATTTTGTAAATACTTTTAGtcaattttttgtttcttgtgaatatttttctatgaaaataaaaaaaatttaaattttagaaatttacaAAAAGATTTTCGATTTTTGTAAATACATCTTTCTAACTAAGTGTACTTCAAattttattcttaaaaaaatccaaaaaagctctaaaacaaaaaataaaaaaaagaaaagaaatgttAGGACTCTTGTTTGTATATaccttttttttcaaaagtttacTTTAGTAAGTTTTCTTTGATCCTTTATTTTGGTTTGGGCAACTGTTTGTATCTAGGATAATGTGTGCTTACAAATTGGAAATAACTATGACAGAGGAGAAGAAGAGAGGCATGGAAATCTTAAGTGGCTGAAAGAAGCCTTTGGAGAGCACAAGTCCAGTAAGTTTCTCTCATCTTTCTCATTTTGTGGTTATACTTATTTTATACATTGATCTTTAGATATAAAGTCTTAAAGTCTAGTTTGTAAATATTTTCCTTGATTTTAGTTTGGTAAAAAGGACTTTCTTAGAAAATCCAAAAACATTtaacaaacatgaaaaacaataaaaagatttTGAAGTTTTTTGTAAATACCTTTGTCAGTTAggtttatttcttaaaaaaacattgaaaaactaaaaaaacagCAAAACATGTTtgtatatattttgatttagtttaatttgttttagtaagttttcttaaaaagaaaaaagccAAAAATAGAATGAGTGTATTTCTTGATTGTTTTGCTAGCCTATACAAGTTGAGTTTGAATCCCTCTTGAATTGAGGTTACTAAGTAAAACATGTTTAAACAAAGTAGGCTACACAAAGCATTCAAGTTTCTTGTAAatacttttttcccttttctgCCTTAGTTAGTTTTGGGGTTATTGAGAAATGTGCTTAATTGTGTGAGAATTTGCAAGGGAAATAGAGTTTTTACCAAAGACAAATTTCAGTTTTGGGCTTATTCTTTTACCAAAATTTTGTTTCCCTTTGCAATTTCAGATTTTTCCCCACTAACTTTAGAGTTATTTTGGTTTGCACTAAtccctcttctcttctcttctcttctcttctcttctctactCTATGTTACAATGTTGTGGAGTGAAAATGCCAAAAGAGTAGAAGAAGGAGATTAAATgagagggttgtcttggataCGAAAAATTGAGGTGCAGGGGAGTAAGATGATAAAGCAGAAGTTGGAGGAGGAGAAATCCACCAAGGCTGCAGAGGAGCCAGCTAAATCTAAAGAGGACAAGAAGACTGCGGCCTCAAGCCAGCTGACTCCGAACCAGCTACCTCCGAGCCAAGAGAGAGAGCCCATACCTGACCCTAGACCACACTTCCTGAGGATGGTGTGATTAAAATGGCTGCAACAGCACAACATGCTGCCCACTCAAGGAAAAGAGGTTGAACTGCCCAATCCATGATATGCCTAAGACGAAACGTGCAGAAGCTGCCCTGCCTAGCTCACCCGGTGACCCCCTtccctttcttttattttatgttttgtctATTGGTTAGTGTTTGGAGTTTTCTTCCACACTAAGCCCCAACTTGCTAACAAGCAAGTAAGGCCTTAGTGTGAGGAGGGCCTTTGTGTCTttgtgtttttgagttgtttgtTTATTTTGCGTTTATTTGCCTGGTTGTTTTAGTAGCAAGTCGAGCATGCCCTAAGTGTACCTACCTGATTCTCCCCACTTTCGGAGATGAATAATTTATGCTTTTGTTTGGTGAGTTCAATTTTAATTACATGATTCTGGTTAAGTGATTTAAGAACGATGgaatattgaatttgagttggaTGGATGCCACATaatgtgagatttgagccttgaTGATAAACACTCTCTAATTTCTTCTGAGCGACTTTATTTTCGTTGATTCTTTATATGGTGTGGTCAATATTTGAAAGTCATAGAGGACATTTAGGATAGGCACTTTGAGCCTTATTTTCTTTGATTATCTACCTTGGTATCTTATCCACAGTGAGCCATTTTGAAGCTTGAGACCTATTCTTTCTCATGAGTCAGAAGATTTCCAACCTAAGCTTCATTTTAGACTTCATTTTAGCCTCCGTCAACATATCTTTTTGCACTTACTAGAATCCATCTTGTACACATGTTTATGGTCCAAGTTAAATGCAATGCTTCGAGCttatgaaacaaaagagggAGAATCAATGAAGGAAAACGTAAAAGGCAAGTACTAatgcaaagaaaaaaaatgaaactgaaTGAAGAATGAAAAAAAGGGAGCAGAATGAAAAAAAGATAATGAGAAGGAAAGAATGaagaagagagaatgagaggAAAAGAAAGTGAAGCTTGGAAGTGAAGGGCAATAGTCgaatagttagaaaaaaaatagagaaactgATCAAGAAAAGAAGTGAAACAGAAACAAGAAGaggaatgaaaaagaaaaagcataatgaagaaagaaaattagaagagaagaaaagaaagaatggGAGAAGGCAGAAAGGATGGAGATAGAAAATGAAGATAAGAAGATGACACCCCTCACTTAAAGCATGcaatgcattatttattttatctgaAACACATTGTAAGTGCTTGATGGTTTTTGGTAAGTGCAACTTCTAATTTGTCAATGCATGATGTGATTTTCATTTCTTAAAGCTTAGGACCCCTAGGCCCTTACGTACATATCTATTAACCCCTGAGCCCCATTATGTCGAAAATGAAAGTCCCTATTGAGCTGCAAGGTTTGACCACATCTTATTGAGATGAAATGCTTATTCTTTTGTTGAGTGAAAATTTCAAATTGAGAGTTGTAAGTTGAGTGAACCAGAACATTCTGACTCAAGTTTAATTTCTTGACTTTGTGACAATTGGAGTCATGAGTTGTGATTGGATTGAATGACTTTTTTACGGGATCTTAGGATTGTGGGAGAATCTGTAGAAGAGGACCAATGGGCTGCTTGACTTGTTTCGTGTGCCTTAGTTTGTTCTCTTTGTTTATTTTCTTGTGTTTCTTTTTTctcgttgtgttttttttgttagtTAGTTGAGGGGTCATGTGCAATAAATGCTTACTcttatccttttcttttttctacatgcttgaggacaagcatacTTCTAGTGTGAGGAGGCTTGATCGCTTGTATTTTTTGCACTTTATTTTGGATCATTTTGAGCTTAAATTGGATTTGATATACactttttttatgttttggtGTAGAAAATTAGAGAAATAGAAGTGGAGGCATATGGGAGAGCAATGATAGATAAATGTGGAGCAAAAAAGCATAAAAAGGACAAATCTAGAGGCTAAAAGATGGAGGGTGAGAAGAGTATATTGGAGAAAATTAATTTGACCTAGCTAAGAAATCAGCCGCCACATAtaagaagagagagaggggatTCACCCTACACATTCACGAGGCTGCTCAATTTTCTACGACAATGGAGAGGGAATTTAGGGATAATGGTTGAAGATCACCAAATTCACTACTCTCTCGTGCTCTCTCTTTAAAGCTGGAGGAGCACGGCTGCTGTTTGAGAAAGATTTAGCTGCTACACTATTTTATTgctttattttgtttctttccATCTAATGTTGCATTGGGATTATTTTCCAAAATTCTACACTTTAATTTAGTTTCCATAGTTTTAATGCTCTAGTATTTTGGATGATTGTTGAATGTTCTGATACACTACATATATTCAATCGTGTAGTTGATATGCTGGGATTTAGTTGTAGCATTTCTCTAGTCAGCTTAATAGCCCTTGGAGTCCAAAAATTGTGCTGAATTGTTCTTGATTTACATTCTCATATGCAATGCTTTCTTTTAATCAGTAGTTTGACCTTAATATTTTAGTGGCCATCTTTggaaaagtagataagttttaTGTAGTATTTCGTGTTCTGTTTGTTAGGTCCACGTAGGTGTTAATTTGCTTCCAAGCCCTCAAACTAATTAGCTTTTAGTTAAAAATGTCTACTGCTCTAGTTTCAATAGTAAGAGTTAGCTTTCATGTTTTAATTTAGAGCACAAAATGTAGTTTAGAATTTTACTTTAAATTCACGTCATTCAAGTGAAAGTCAAGTTTTGTTGTTGGCCTTGTTTTCTCAATTGTTGTTGGAGCTTGAAGCTATAGTTCTCATGGCAGTTCTTGGCAGATGGTTAGTTATAGGTAGAACTTTAATTTCCCGAATTTAGTAGTCAAACAATTCCAAATCTTGTCTATTTTCTAGCTGCAAAAATCAGGTTCTCTTTCCAGTTTAAATCAAAGACTTCTCTGCAATGTTAGCAAACTCATGTTTACAAAATGTTATCAAGCACCTCTCGGCAGCAGGTAGTTTAGGTTAAGTTTAAGCTCATGTTTAGAGTTCAAGTTTACCACTTTAGTATTTAGGTCCATGTTCAAGTGCTCAATGCGTGGTGGCTAACACCAACCCCGTGTCGTAGAAAcgatctcgagtaggtccctagtctctgtGGTTCAACCCcactcttgccgcttatacgtTGTAATATTAGTTGCAAAAATGGGAaactataaatcttgttgaaggagggacacgtgcacacgacacacgtgcaaaacaCCTGTCTTCAACGATGCAACAATTATGTCGCAAGAGGTGTGGTGGAAGATTGTTGAAGCATTCTTTAATAGTGTGCACATTTCCATCATCTTGAATTAATGGAAGTGAGAGTGCATGACTAcgaattaaattttaaaaaatcttatATTTTTGTATATCTGGTTTTCACAACCCAATAATAAATCATCTTCACTTCATTAGTAAGATTCAAGGTAATTGATGGTTTCACCTCGTGAAATGGCGATTTAATGCTGATGGTACTTTCTTTTGAGACTTGTTCAAATTGATATAATCAGATTTTGCAATGCTTTTATTCGGTCCATTTTAATTGTTAAAGTTGCAATACATGTACATTACTtatatattttgtctattttgatattttgacatgttttgtaaaAAAGTGTGCAAAAcagagcctaaaaagataggtAAAAGTCGAAGTTTGAAGTCTGGAGCATTCGGTcagccagcggtcgctggcgcCCATTGACACACtcagattttgcactgttttaaggccattatttggtccgttttgaatgtcaaagtttcattacatgtccattatttgcatattttatccatcTTTGTATTTTAACGTGTTTTATGAGAAATATGCAAAGTAGAGCTGTAAAAGGGcataaaaaggtcaaaatcTGGAAGCTATAGTAGAAGCGCAACCCAGTGGGCCGCTGGCACACGCCTGCGGTCGCTGAAAGCAGTCCAGAGAGCTGGAAAACTTCCCAGCGGCCGTTGAGTCAGTTTAAACCCATTTTTCTGGATATTATGAAGTCCGATCAGGGCATTCTACATGCCATTctctttgaaagagcttcgcgaTGGTACCTTGAACTTCCCAATCGAAGTTCTGTGGGGAAAGTTATGACTATTCTACGAACGTCGCGCAATGCTGTCAAATGCTGGCGgaaatttaagaaatgaaaGAAGATATTACCTTGTCAAACCAAATCTTTTACTTAACCATGGAGCACTAAATTTCCATCTCTCCTACTACTTGGAGGATATTTTTTTTACCAAGTTTAAACCTTTTTGAAGCCTATATATACCgtataacctaattcataatattcaccattcTTGACCAATTTATAGCCTCCCTTTGGGGAGCCTCCAAGGCTCCCCCCTCTCTACCCTATAATTTAATTCTTTCACCATTTTTGGAGATTGAAGCAAGGCAAGAGGAGCATGAAGACttcaagattcaaccttggaCATGTCtcgtattttaattattattttagttcATCTATCTATAGATTACTAAACaatagaattttgatttttatgtttaatgttcAGAACTCATTGCACTTAATTTTTCGTGAGCTTTTGTTCGACTAATTGGCCGTTACCTTGATTATTGTCAATCTCTGATCGGTGATAGCTTTGATTGGTTTATCTTATGTGTTCATACAATAATTGTGACATGAATATTGATGCATGATAGGGAGAAATCGTTATAAAACTTCAGTCGGATGAATGTAGAACTAATTAGAATAACTAAAGAGTTAGTGAAATCTTTATCCTTGAAATTCCTCTATTTGTCCGATTCTATCTTATTtgcttttattgttttattttatctatttatgtCTAGTTTTGTAAATTTCAAACCCAAAACCctgtttctctagatagtatatgacgcctagtatatgatagccagttgcaatttTATTCTCTGTGTTCAATATCCCGGTACTTACTTTATctcctcttttactttactctctctactctTATCTTTACCACATCGTGCAGTGTGCGTgtgtaattttataaatatttggaattccactagttttgatatgaaattcaaatCGTGGAATTAAAGTATTTggaattgtaattcaattccaaatccaagtATTACTAAACACttagatttggaattgaaaaCTCCAACTCCACCCCCCCAATTACGTGTACAGAACGAagcttatttttattttctgtacATTGAGATTGCAAAACGGTGAAACACAAGCTTCTTATGCCCATGTCAGTACGCCCAGTCCACATAATATCAACTTCACTTATACTTTTCCATCAGAACTTTTTTCACATAAATCATGGGGTTCATTTCACATAGATGGTATGTGAATATTGTTTAACTCAATTTGTTTGTCGCAAAAATATAGAATACACATACGAATAGAATTAAATATCGATTGGCTAATCCTCCATCGTTGACCGCTCAATGGTACTGTAAAAACCAAGTAGTGTGTCATCCAATTTTTAACACTTTACAGTTCGGGCTACACACTGTGCTAAAGCTAAACTTCAAAATATGTAATTTGCATTATGTATGGTTCTTAATCAGCTTGTGGGTTTcgcattatattttttttattacatgcATATACATTTTCTTTGTTGCAGGTGTTTGACTGCCGTTTACATTGTTGTTCCCAAGCTCCAACCTATCATGTAAGCAAAAGTTTTGCTTGGGTTATTTTAAGTTGCTTGATATTCTCATATATTGATTTGATTAAGTTATGGTTGGCAGAATGAAAACCAAATTGGCCAATTTGTTACAGAAGTGGACCGTAAGCCCTGTGGAGATGAATGTTATCTTTAGGTATTGTCAAAGAATCTCTTCCATATAAGACATGGCTATGTTCCATCTGTTATCTCAATATGATTTCATGCGAATATCACTGAGATCTCTGTGAAGCAGCCATGCGAATCTACAGGAAATTCAATCCAAGCTTCACATAAATGGAGCAATTGGAACCCTTTGGAGAAATACTTACACCTCAAGGGATTACAAATATTTGGAAGAAATAGGTATGTGAAAATTGATTTCATGGTCAAGAATATCACATTGATTGTATCTGGTATTATGAATTTTACTGAATCAGAGGTCTTTAAAGTTAAATTTGAACTTGCTTAGAAAGTTTTATTTCAACATATCAATTGTATACCTATTTAAGTCAGAATATCTTGCTTTATCTCCTTCCAATAAAAATTTAGATTAAATGCGTTTCTTATACTTCTAGGAACTCTTAAACCTTGTTTGAAATATTGTTAAAAGCTAATACAGATGTCTTGTTCATATAGTTGTTATATAGCTCGGAATTTGCTCCATGGTCTGAAAACTTGCGAAGAAGTATCTAAATGAAGCTGGGAGGGATGGCATGGATCCTATGGTTTGTAGCCTTTTCTTAGCTTTTCATAACAATCAATGGTCCTTATACATCCAAGAGGTCTTTTTGGTGGGTTGAGCAGCTTAACaatttgtttttgttgaatGTATAATGATTTTAGTGATGATACATCAGGAGCCAGATATGGCAGCCAAATCAAGAATAAGTCGTAAGAGGGGAAGAGTGCGCACCGTCAGTCCTTGTGGAGAGGGAAAGGACATCCCATATAAGCAATATTCTCCATGCATGTGCCAGCCAACGTGTGGGAAGCAGTGTCCTTGCCTTCAGAATGGAACTTGTTGTGAGAAATACTGCGGGTACTTGAAATTCCATCTAAGTTTCATACAACAATATTGAGAAGATGTATAGTTCAATACTCAGGAATTAATGTGACACATTTGTGCTGACTACACGTTGAATAGCCAAAAACCTTATTGTGTTGTGGTTCCTTCATTTATTCTTTTATTCTCTACTTTCAGGTGCTCAAAAAGCTACAAAAATCGCTTCAGAGGGTGCCATTGTGCTAAAGGTCAATGTAAAAGCCAACAATGCCCCTGCTTTGCAACTAAACGTGAATGTGATCTAGATGTTTGCTGGAGTTGTTGGGTTAGGTATTCAGTTTTAGTGTCTATTTATCACTTCAATTGGCTTCACCTCTATTTACCAGTCCATCATGGCTTGCATTTCCCCTAGTATCTCGTTTTGCTTTAAATTAATATCCCGCGTCTCAAAGTTATTTTggggaatgaaatgaaatgaaatggagATGGGAATGGAATCAGGATGGGAATGGGAATACAAATAGAAtggaattgtgtagtgtgggtAAATTATGTGTAGTGTTTGTGGTGTGTGCAATTTCTGTAATGTGTGTATAGTTTGTGCATATagtgtgcatagtgtgtgtgtgcaatgtgaaatgtgtgtgtagtgtggatttttttaataattaaaaaatcttaGTTTGAATGTGTCGAGGCCAGCGTGTAGCATTAGGCCGAAATACAGTTTtgagtatgtgtgtgtgtttctcgATGCTGTTAAGCAATATGTAAAATCCTGGTGGCCATGTACAACATTTTTATAGAGTTGTCTTGTTTCAGTATGTCATTGATGTATACCGTAAGGGAGACAAGTTGAAATTCACAAACCACTCATCAAATCCAAACTGCTACGCCAGGGTATTCATCTTCCATTGATTGTTTTCTATGACAATGTCCAATTCCGTTGTTTCATCTGAGATAGGATTCAATATGTAGGTAATGCTGGTGGCTGGTGATCACCGTGTTGGCATCTATGCTAACGAGCAAATCCAAGCTGGTGAAGAGATTTTCTATGATTATTGATATGGTCCTGATGAATCACCCGTCTGGGCCTGAAGCCCACACTTTCAAAGAAAGATGTTTTGCCACTCCCTCGTGGTCGAGCAAAGAAGCACAAATCTGGTTGAGTTGTCGGTCTTGTCGTCATTATGGAGTATTTCTTTATCGTTACATTTTTTTATGCACAATCTATAAATACATTATTTATGCACAATCTATAAATACATTATTTATGCACAATCTATTACTACATTTTTTGATGCATAATCTATAACTACAATTTTTTATGCATAATATATAACTACATCTTTTCTGTAGTTTAAATTGGAAAGTATTTCTTAAGTATTTTAACATTTAAATTTGACAGTATTTTTATGTATATAAGTATTAACTAGTACTACTACATCGTTGCTGTAGTCATGTAAATTAGAAAGTATTTTAAGTAGATAACTACTCCCTCATCCCGCAGTAGGAGTTCTATTTAGTTctggcacggattttaagaaatgtaaagaaaagtggattgaataagttagtggaatatgagtttcacttatatatattagttttataatatagagtgaactacgcaaatgATCCATGAACTATGCGTTTCAGACGCAAATGATCCCTtaactataaaaatattatgGGTAATGTCTGAACTAAGGTGTGATCACATTCATGGTACTTTATCACTATTCATCACAAATTTGCACCAAAAATACCCCTCAAGGcatgaagggcatttttggacattcatatctaggtactgaatatgatattttctctatctctctaGTATTAgatatgatattttttatagtttgaatacctaaaatgatatttttcacttcactttttcaatcagTTTATGTCAAAtctcatttctctctctttctcctagactattataaaataaaaaattaaaatagaaaatactaTGAAAttgttaaatatattaattacaaaaattaaaattataaatttaatcataaatataAGTTGTacctaaatttaattttgattgtaatttgattgttttttaatactaaaattaaattatttaatttttaactaatctgaaaattttaatttttaatattaaaaaataattgaatcatAGTCAAAATTAAATATAGCTGCAagttattttgaaattttattataattttaatttttataattaatttatttaagaatttcatagtggtattttttatttttattttttacttttaaatttttagagaaagagagaaaaggaTGATCTAACTTAAAGTGCttgaaaaagtgaaatgagaaaTATCATTTCAGTTACTTaaactaaaagaaaatagcATATTCAATGCTCAAGAGAGACatagagaaaatatcatatccaGTACCTAGATATAAAAgtccaaaaatgcccttcatgccttgggggcatttttggtgtaaaattgtgatgaatggTGAAAAAGTATcataaatgtgattacaccttaaTTCAGGGACTacccatgatatttttaaaattcaggtATCATTTGCGTGCAAAACACATAGTTCAAGGATcatttgcgtagttcactcttattttgGCCCTCACCCATAATTAAAGAGTGAATTGTGCTATTAGTTCCTAACCATTAGTGTTTTTGcatcacattaaaaaaaatatccctAGATAATTTTAACGTCACATAATCACGAATGCAatttttttagccacttttcggaCAAAAATGCTCAAATCACTTGAAGGACATTTTTGGCAATCCCTAAATTCGTTGACATGTGAATCCAGTTACCTTTACGTAACCAACTTCTTATGTAATCCTAATAAGTTTTAGTACTTATACATGATTAAAGTTTGTCATTATTTGCACAAAAAAAAACTTCTTATATCCATCTATTTCTAGTTAGTGGTAGCAATGTATATACTTCATATCATGTAGAAAATTCATTgagaaacaacaaaaatgaTGGAAAAGTGAAGTTATTTATGCCATAACATCTGaatcaataataaaaagaataaaaaaatatttcacatttaattaaatgatatagtaattatttcttgaaatattacttcattatatattttattggaaATTTTAATTTGGCTCAAACAGAAAATCTTCAGCATCATATACATTCAAcctttaaatataaatttgcatagtttcttgccattcatgataaaattgaaacatgagtaatattttcataattttatactccctccgtcccactttaagagtcccgatttatcatttttgggtgtcccactttagAAGTCCCGGTTGGAATAATCCATAAATGGTATTAGGCCCCAGATTCCACTAatctttttccactcacattttattataaaactaatataaaaaagtaggactcacgttccactatcttttttcatcaactttcttttacatttcttagaactcgtgtcgaactcaactgagactcctaaagtgagacggagggagtattaactaTTTAGTTCTTGgcgggttttttttttaaaattaataatagtatttgaaattaagagactgtaaatttataaattaataccgCAAAATTAGGATATTTTCACAATAAATAAAACTGATCCGTAAAtcaagataaaaataaagaaatattaGGGAAAAtcgaaacacataaaaatacTAGAAATGAGTTTTATGAGGAAGAATGTATATTCTATTCTAACTAACCCTTACTCTTGGATCCTTATTCACATATCTCCCctttatcatatttttattttattttatttcactcatatcataaattaaaattgtataaaatcgtTTGCCGAATgtgaaatgtttcatttagaGTGAGTTGGGAGGAATACATTTCTCTTTTTGATATTGTTTATAATGGTTTTAAGTGTTTATAATGTTGTGAAtacttattataattaacaCATTCTTAACAATACACATCATTATATTCTTATATCCCGTGCAGGTGATAACACATAATACTAATAATGGAATTATAGAAGTACACATGCACCCACTAAGCCAgttgtatttatttttcttaaaaaaagtGTAGACAGTCAATATTTGTATACAAATCCACCATATTTAGGGATGTCATAGGACCAGACCAGCCCTACTCGAGTTCCGGGCTTATCAGATGCGGGCTTATCGGGCTGAGATTTTAACGGGTTctaaattttcagccctaaacCTAAACAtttgggtttcgggctagcccaacagGCTAATCGAGTTTAAAGCAAATAATTAACTTTAAcactaatttaaatattaagaatactatatctatattttataataaattattatatatatagaaataagGTACTAAGTCAGTTTATATGAGAAAAGTAacttttaaaaaacaaaatatttatgaCACAATTCTAAGATTGCATAACATAAAATTAAAGATTAATTGTTCAAACTACAACCTCTTAAAATGTCCATGTT from Salvia splendens isolate huo1 chromosome 15, SspV2, whole genome shotgun sequence encodes the following:
- the LOC121768098 gene encoding histone-lysine N-methyltransferase EZ3-like, giving the protein MDPMEPDMAAKSRISRKRGRVRTVSPCGEGKDIPYKQYSPCMCQPTCGKQCPCLQNGTCCEKYCGCSKSYKNRFRGCHCAKGQCKSQQCPCFATKRECDLDVCWSCWVRYSVLVSIYHFNWLHLYLPVHHGLHFP